A genome region from Arachis duranensis cultivar V14167 chromosome 8, aradu.V14167.gnm2.J7QH, whole genome shotgun sequence includes the following:
- the LOC107461114 gene encoding uncharacterized protein LOC107461114, whose protein sequence is MAENGAQSFNQAELLAQMAELQAEVRRLAELSTQNNTGKHEESSSKNAALGNSDPLSITPPKEKLTLDNSFSEEITNFKMPKNFVLPNSLEPYKGIGDPRSHVKKFQSKMLFNGPNNEPILCRSFPTYLDGAALLWFSKLPAGSISCFEDLARSFIDYFTTSRIYVHGSDYLGTIKQGQYESLKDYLTRFADATMEIPDLDPNIHLHALKVGLRPGKFRETIAITKPKTLEEFRERAAGQMEIEELQEAQKTDKQPTRKEDKKTFRPPSRKDQKKPFRLTPKFDTYTRFNKKRENIIKEILNAKIVKPPTRAGSYQDQLFVDRSKHRAFHQKYGHTTDECVIAKDLLERLAQQGLLDKYVEGRKSRETKKESEERSTKRGKGKWTTTDPPRGIINCISGGYAGGGDTSSA, encoded by the coding sequence ATGGCTGAAAATGGAGCTCAATCCTTCAACCAAGCCGAGCTGCTAGCCCAGATGGCCGAACTCCAGGCGGAAGTCCGTAGGTTAGCCGAGCTCTCCACACAGAATAACACAGGCAAACATGAGGAGAGTAGCTCCAAGAACGCAGCCCTGGGAAACTCAGACCCCTTAAGCATCACCCCACCAAAGGAAAAGTTGACGCTAGACAACTCCTTCTCTGAAGAAATCACAAACTTCAAGATGCCTAAGAATTTCGTTCTGCCTAACTCCCTGGAACCTTACAAGGGGATTGGTGACCCCCGATCTCACGTTAAAAAGTTCCAATCTAAGATGTTATTTAACGGCCCTAATAATGAACCTATACTATGTCGTTCTTTTCCTACTTACCTTGATGGTGCTGCTTTATTGTGGTTTTCGAAATTACCTGCAGGatcaatttcatgttttgaggATTTGGCGAGGTCTTTTATTGACTACTTCACCACCTCGAGGATCTATGTCCACGGCTCAGATTACCTCGGGACAATCAAACAGGGACAATATGAGAGCCTGAAGGATTACTTAACCCGGTTCGCTGATGCTACCATGGAGATTCCGGACTTGGACCCTAACATCCACCTACATGCACTCAAGGTCGGACTCAGGCCTGGGAAGTTTAGAGAAACAATAGCAATTACCAAACCCAAAACATTGGAAGAATTCCGAGAAAGAGCTGCAGGCCAAATGGAGATCGAGGAATTGCAAGAGGCACAAAAGACGGACAAACAGCCGACCAGAAAGGAGGACAAAAAGACATTCAGACCACCGAGCAGGAAAGATCAGAAGAAACCCTTCAGGCTCACTCCAAAGTTTGATACCTACACCAGATTCAACAAAAAAAGGGAGAACATAATCAAGGAGATCCTCAACGCCAAAATAGTCAAACCTCCCACCAGAGCAGGAAGCTATCAAGATCAACTGTTCGTAGACAGAAGCAAGCATCGTGCCTTCCATCAGAAGTATGGACATACAACGGATGAATGTGTGATAGCCAAGGACCTATTAGAAAGGTTAGCTCAGCAGGGCCTCTTAGACAAGTATGTTGAAGGTCGAAAAAGTAGAGAAACCAAGAAAGAGTCAGAGGAGCGGTCAACAAagagaggaaaaggaaaatgGACAACAACAGATCCTCCCAGGGgaatcataaactgcatatcaGGAGGATATGCAGGAGGAGGCGACACAAGCTCGGCCTAA
- the LOC107461179 gene encoding subtilisin-like protease SBT1.7, which yields MMNSMIFKCVLLMVLSCRYTIAETKTEYPKKNTYIIHMDKFNMPSSFNDHLQWYDSSLKAVSESAEMLYTYKHVAHGFSTKLTAQEAELLANQPGILSVIPEVRYELHTTRTPEFLGLAEKTSTHAISSDKQSEVIVGVLDTGVWPELKSFDDTGLGPVPSSWKGTCETGNNFNSSNCNKKLVGARFFAKGYEAAFGPIDLKTESKSPRDDDGHGSHTSTTAAGSVVSGASLFGYASGTARGMAPQARVAVYKVCWIGGCFTSDIAAAIDRAIEDGVNVLSMSIGGSVTDYSRDIIAIGTFAATAHGILVSNSAGNSGPSEASVSNVAPWITTVGAGTIDRDFPAYITLGNGKKYAGVSLYNGKLPSNSAVPLVYAGNVSSLSSGRLCTKDSLISSKVSGKIVVCERGGNPRVEKSLVVKKAGGIGMILANTAEYGEELVADSFLIPAAALGQKESNEVKKYAASTPNPTVKIEFGGTHLGVQPSPVVAAFSSRGPNLLTPKILKPDLIAPGVNILAGWTGAVGPTGLSVDKRHVSFNIVSGTSMSCPHVSGLAALLKGAHPEWSPAAIRSALMTTSYTSYKNGQSIKDVATGLPATPFDYGAGHVDPVAALDPGLVYDATVDDYLSFFCALNYTSSQIKLATRRVYTCSKRKTYRVEDLNYPSFAVPFDTSSGIGGGSNAPTTVQYKRTLTNMGTPPAIYKVSVSSKSPSVKIVVEPEILSFKEVNEKKGYTVTFTASSMPSGTNSFAFLQWSDGKHNVTSPIAFSWT from the coding sequence ATGATGAATTCAATGATTTTCAAGTGTGTTCTGCTTATGGTTCTGTCCTGCAGATACACCATAGCAGAAACCAAAACAGAGTACCCCAAAAAGAACACATATATAATTCACATGGACAAGTTCAACATGCCATCAAGTTTCAATGACCATCTTCAGTGGTATGATTCATCTCTCAAAGCAGTTTCGGAATCTGCAGAGATGCTCTACACCTACAAACATGTAGCTCACGGATTCTCCACAAAGCTAACTGCTCAAGAAGCAGAATTACTCGCCAACCAACCGGGAATCCTCTCTGTTATCCCTGAAGTTCGATACGAGCTTCACACAACTCGAACACCAGAGTTCTTGGGGTTGGCAGAAAAAACATCAACTCATGCAATTTCCTCTGACAAACAAAGCGAAGTGATTGTTGGAGTGCTTGACACCGGAGTATGGCCTGAACTTAAAAGCTTCGACGACACGGGGCTTGGACCGGTACCAAGCAGTTGGAAAGGCACTTGTGAGACAGGTAACAACTTCAACTCGTCAAATTGTAACAAGAAACTCGTTGGTGCAAGATTCTTTGCCAAAGGATATGAAGCAGCCTTTGGACCCATCGATTTGAAGACAGAATCAAAATCGCCTAGGGATGATGATGGCCATGGAAGTCACACTTCAACTACAGCAGCAGGATCTGTTGTTTCAGGAGCTAGCCTCTTTGGTTATGCTTCAGGGACAGCAAGAGGAATGGCCCCACAAGCACGTGTGGCCGTTTACAAAGTGTGCTGGATTGGAGGGTGCTTCACTTCAGATATCGCTGCTGCAATCGACAGGGCCATTGAAGATGGTGTGAATGTGCTTTCCATGTCTATTGGGGGGTCTGTAACTGATTACTCCAGGGACATTATTGCAATTGGAACATTTGCAGCCACAGCACATGGAATTCTAGTATCCAATTCTGCAGGAAACAGTGGGCCTAGTGAAGCATCCGTGTCTAACGTGGCTCCATGGATAACCACCGTTGGTGCTGGAACTATAGACCGTGATTTCCCTGCTTATATCACGCTTggaaatggaaagaaatatGCGGGGGTGTCTCTCTACAACGGAAAACTACCATCTAATTCTGCAGTGCCACTTGTCTATGCCGGCAATGTAAGTAGTTTATCCAGTGGACGTCTATGCACCAAGGATAGTTTGATTAGCAGTAAAGTTTCGGGCAAAATCGTGGTGTGCGAGCGCGGAGGAAatccaagagtggaaaagagtTTGGTTGTGAAGAAGGCTGGAGGAATTGGGATGATTCTAGCAAACACTGCAGAATATGGGGAAGAGCTAGTTGCAGATTCTTTCCTCATCCCTGCAGCAGCATTAGGCCAGAAAGAGAGCAATGAAGTCAAGAAGTATGCAGCCTCAACTCCAAATCCAACTGTCAAAATCGAATTCGGAGGCACGCATTTAGGGGTTCAGCCATCCCCAGTGGTGGCAGCATTCAGCTCCAGAGGACCAAATTTGCTCACTCCAAAAATACTTAAACCAGATTTGATAGCGCCTGGAGTGAACATCCTAGCTGGGTGGACCGGAGCAGTTGGACCAACCGGTTTGTCTGTTGACAAAAGGCATGTGAGCTTCAACATCGTCTCTGGCACTTCCATGTCCTGCCCCCATGTTAGTGGCCTAGCTGCCCTTCTTAAGGGAGCTCACCCTGAATGGAGCCCTGCAGCCATAAGGTCTGCCCTTATGACCACATCCTACACATCCTACAAAAATGGACAATCCATAAAAGATGTTGCAACCGGACTGCCGGCTACGCCGTTCGATTACGGTGCCGGGCATGTGGATCCAGTGGCTGCTCTTGATCCTGGTCTTGTCTATGATGCTACCGTGGATGATTACCTGAGCTTCTTCTGTGCCTTGAACTACACTTCATCTCAAATAAAGCTTGCCACAAGAAGAGTATATACCTGCAGCAAAAGAAAGACCTATAGAGTTGAAGATCTCAATTACCCATCTTTTGCTGTTCCTTTTGACACAAGTTCAGGCATAGGTGGTGGTTCTAACGCACCAACCACTGTCCAATACAAGAGGACCTTAACCAACATGGGCACCCCCCCAGCAATATATAAGGTTTCGGTGTCATCAAAGTCTCCATCCGTGAAGATTGTGGTTGAACCAGAAATACTTAGTTTCAAGGAAGTGAACGAGAAGAAGGGCTACACTGTCACATTCACAGCATCTTCAATGCCGTCCGGCACCAACAGCTTCGCTTTTCTGCAATGGTCTGATGGGAAACATAATGTTACCAGTCCCATTGCTTTCAGCTGGACCTGA
- the LOC107461180 gene encoding protein arginine N-methyltransferase 2 — protein MNEGEQLCDAARNGDAEKLKSLIDSGADVSHFDAEGLTPLMHAAKQGHANILSILLSAGAPWNALSPSNLSAGDFAMEAGHQEAYELLLNAGIQAELVLGTIARKENKNADSGHDYLEDRVSFSEDKLMDTDSKAVMMAWEKPLMEAHAKAVCSGGGHILNIGFGMGLVDTAIQQYAPATHTIVEAHPEVYERMLGTGWGKKENVKIVFGRWQDALSQLETYDGIFFDTYGEYYEDLREFHQHLPALLKPGGIYSFFNGLCGGNAFFHVVYCHLVSLELENLGYSTQLIPLPVKDCLGEEVWEGVKHRYWQLDTYYLPVCQSLEDPE, from the exons ATGAACGAAGGGGAGCAACTATGCGACGCCGCCAGGAACGGCGACGCCGAAAAGCTGAAGTCCCTGATAGATTCCGGCGCCGACGTTAGCCACTTCGACGCGGAGGGCCTCACTCCTCTTATGCACGCTGCAAAGCAAGGGCACGCAAACATCCTCTCCATCCTTCTCTCTGCTGGCGCCCCATGGAACGCCCTCTCTCCTTCCAACCTCTCCGCCGGTGACTTCGCCATGGAAGCAGGCCATCAAGAGGCCTACGAGCTCCTCCTCAATGCCG GGATTCAGGCTGAACTGGTCCTGGGTACaattgcaagaaaagaaaataaaaatgccgATTCCGGTCATGATTACTTGGAAGATAGGGTCAGTTTCAGCGAAGACAAACTTATGGACACTGATAGCAAGGCTGTGATGATGGCATGGGAGAAGCCTTTGATGGAGGCTCATGCTAAAGCTGTTTGTTCGGGTGGTGGTCACATACTCAATATTGGATTCGGAATGGGTCTTGTCGATACGGCCATTCAGCAGTATGCACCTGCCACTCACACCATTGTTGAGGCTCATCCGGAGGTTTATGAACGCATGCTTGGTACAGGATGGGGGAAGAAGGAAAATGTGAAGATTGTTTTTGGTCGCTGGCAAGATGCTCTGTCTCAGCTTGAAACATATGATG GAATTTTCTTCGATACCTATGGGGAGTACTATGAAGACCTGAGAGAGTTCCACCAACATCTTCCTGCACTGTTGAAGCCAGGTGGGATCTATTCATTCTTCAATGGCCTTTGTGGTGGTAATGCATTTTTTCATGTTGTGTATTGCCATTTGGTTTCCCTTGAGCTCGAGAATTTGGGTTATTCCACGCAATTGATTCCTTTGCCCGTTAAGGATTGTTTGGGAGAAGAAGTTTGGGAAGGTGTAAAACACAGATATTGGCAGCTTGATACATACTACCTCCCTGTCTGTCAGTCTTTAGAGGATCCTGAGTGA